From a region of the Streptococcus ruminantium genome:
- a CDS encoding ATP-binding cassette domain-containing protein, with amino-acid sequence MIDYQNISLVCKASGPILKNLTFTIQEGEFFVLIGPSGSGKTTTLKLINRLIEQTDGDILFQDKSLKDYNLRDLRLETGYVLQQIALFPNMTVAENIALIPEMKGMDKTETLVKIRELLSKVGLDPGSYLNRLPKDLSGGERQRIGILRAIIANPKVLLMDEPFSALDPISKTQLQDLIKDLHEEYKMTTVFVTHDMDEAIKLADRICLMQDGQVVQLGTPDELRNQPTNDFVKEFIKTRGGA; translated from the coding sequence ATGATTGATTATCAAAATATATCTTTAGTTTGTAAAGCTAGTGGTCCAATCTTGAAAAACTTAACTTTCACTATCCAAGAGGGAGAATTTTTTGTCTTGATTGGTCCCAGTGGGAGTGGAAAGACAACAACTCTGAAATTGATTAACCGTTTGATTGAACAAACTGACGGTGATATTCTTTTTCAAGACAAGTCATTAAAAGATTATAATTTGCGAGATTTGCGTCTTGAGACAGGCTATGTCCTCCAGCAAATTGCCCTTTTTCCAAACATGACTGTGGCAGAAAATATTGCTCTTATTCCTGAAATGAAGGGAATGGACAAGACTGAAACCTTGGTTAAAATCAGAGAACTCTTGTCTAAGGTCGGCCTGGATCCGGGTAGCTATCTAAATCGTCTACCCAAGGATCTATCCGGAGGGGAGCGACAGCGAATTGGCATTTTGCGAGCTATTATTGCCAATCCTAAGGTTCTGCTTATGGACGAACCGTTTTCTGCTCTTGATCCCATTAGTAAGACCCAGTTGCAGGACTTGATTAAGGATCTACATGAGGAGTATAAGATGACGACTGTCTTTGTCACTCATGATATGGATGAGGCAATTAAGTTAGCTGATCGCATTTGCTTGATGCAGGATGGTCAAGTGGTGCAGTTGGGAACTCCTGATGAGTTAAGAAATCAGCCAACTAACGACTTTGTCAAGGAATTTATCAAGACTAGAGGAGGTGCATGA
- a CDS encoding PspC domain-containing protein, whose product MLIELYKLRQGKVLSGVFAGLAHKFGWDVWLARVIFLVGLFLGRIPLILIGLYIAAAYFLPYKEDRDADRYGTGPRKIKKAEKIDKSWFE is encoded by the coding sequence ATGTTAATTGAATTGTATAAACTGAGGCAGGGGAAGGTCTTATCCGGTGTTTTTGCTGGACTAGCTCATAAGTTTGGTTGGGATGTTTGGTTGGCGAGGGTTATTTTTCTTGTCGGTCTTTTTCTAGGTAGAATCCCGCTCATATTGATTGGTCTTTACATTGCAGCAGCTTATTTTTTACCCTATAAAGAAGATCGGGATGCGGATCGCTACGGGACAGGTCCACGTAAGATCAAGAAAGCAGAAAAAATAGATAAATCATGGTTTGAATAG
- the hprK gene encoding HPr(Ser) kinase/phosphatase, with product MTVYVKDLVNNLRIECAYSTEELLQKQITTADITRPGLEMTGYFDYYAPERIQLMGMKEWSYLMAMTAHNRYQVLSQMFQPETPVIIVARGLEIPEEMYKAAKEKKIAICRSKTATSRLSGELSSYLDSRLAQRTSVHGVLMDIYGMGVLIQGDSGIGKSETGLELVKRGHRLVADDRVDVYAKDDVTLLGEPAEILRHLLEIRGVGIIDIMSLYGASAVKDSSEVQLAVYLENFEADKVFDRLGNSGDTIEIAGIVVPQIRIPVKTGRNISVVIEAAAMNHRAKLMGVDATKIFEERLSNLIAHNREEG from the coding sequence ATGACCGTTTACGTGAAAGATTTGGTCAATAATCTGCGTATTGAATGTGCCTACAGCACGGAAGAATTGCTTCAAAAGCAAATTACTACAGCAGATATTACACGACCAGGCTTGGAAATGACAGGCTATTTTGATTATTACGCTCCAGAGAGAATTCAGTTGATGGGGATGAAGGAGTGGTCCTACTTGATGGCCATGACAGCTCATAACCGCTATCAGGTTCTCTCTCAAATGTTTCAGCCAGAAACACCTGTCATCATTGTTGCGCGTGGTTTGGAAATACCAGAGGAGATGTATAAGGCTGCTAAGGAAAAGAAAATTGCCATCTGTCGCAGCAAGACAGCTACCAGTCGTCTATCGGGAGAGTTGTCCTCTTATCTGGATAGTCGCTTGGCTCAACGAACCAGTGTTCATGGTGTTTTGATGGATATTTATGGTATGGGCGTCCTAATCCAAGGAGATTCCGGTATTGGTAAGAGTGAAACCGGTCTTGAATTAGTCAAGCGTGGCCATCGTTTGGTGGCAGATGACCGTGTAGATGTTTATGCTAAAGATGATGTGACGCTTTTGGGGGAGCCGGCAGAAATTCTGCGCCACTTGCTAGAAATCCGTGGAGTCGGTATCATCGACATCATGAGCTTGTATGGGGCTAGTGCTGTCAAGGATTCATCAGAAGTTCAATTAGCTGTCTATCTAGAAAACTTTGAAGCTGATAAGGTTTTTGACCGCTTAGGTAACTCAGGAGATACTATTGAAATTGCTGGTATTGTTGTTCCACAAATTCGCATTCCTGTAAAGACCGGTCGAAACATCTCAGTGGTTATTGAGGCAGCGGCTATGAACCATCGTGCCAAGCTGATGGGAGTTGACGCAACGAAAATTTTTGAAGAACGTCTGTCTAATTTGATTGCACATAATAGGGAGGAAGGTTAG
- a CDS encoding Cna B-type domain-containing protein, giving the protein MKTGLKSRFKTIVMLFCLLFQVFAPASTALAEEAPKEVETTITSLKVLRTPNGEETDNVFYNGRFYLALDWDASGHGAELRKGDYFEVTLPDAMRFPTNSAAVDFPLHAPDGSVVANAHVTPNPDGGGKVRATFTDYVQNKYNVKGSMQLAANFVNSKVRRNEENTFSITVSGKVHTIKVRPNGPTDLKNEKLNKWSKEIGGNRVQWEGRINHEKGSFPDDTVFSDTLALNSPEKFIKDTFRLQRVEFDSVGNPIKVLETISSDKISFSNDDRTVTVNLGNISNQQYYFTYQTSYTPDTVIKNNVKLTSKDKVLAEHSASYINSSSGGTGSGDLTNKIKIIKVDAENQETKLANAKFKITNVANGKEYEVTTNAQGEAVTEKLVAGQYKIKELTAPNGFELNPEETTVSVADGKATIQTITNKPIKTSVSVDKKWIGPAKDSATVRLYADDADTGKTATLNASNSWKATFNDLRKFHADGKEIKYTIKEDAIENYQSEVTGDMASGFTVTNTNIEKVSVPVTKTWNDNNDQDGKRPKSITVNLLADGKVVQSQEVTAANNWEYTFTDLPKYANGKEIVYTVEEVKVDGYETKVEGTNITNTHTPETTEVSGTKTWNDNNDQDGKRSKSITVNLLADGKPFKTQKVTAENNWKYTFTDLPKYANGKEIVYTVSEEKVDGYEMKVEGTNITNTHTPETTQVSGTKTWVDNEDQDGKRPQSITVNLLADGKVIKSQQVTAENDWKYTFTDLPKYANGKEIVYTVTENAVEGYTTTYDKYNITNSYTPGQTSLTVTKAWDDKDNQDGKRPEAIQVQLYANGEKLGEPVTLTADNKWTHTWTGLAKKANKKDIVYTVKEVSKVEGYTTTVGTVENGNVTITNTYKPSTTSIKVNKVWKDKDNQDGLRPTSITVNLLADGEVVKTETITPSADGDWSHTFTDLPEYKNGKKITYTVSEEKVEGYETTVEGTTITNTHTPETTEVAGTKTWNDNNDQDGKRPKSITVNLLADGQPVASKIVTADDNWAYKFSNLPAKKNGAAITYTISEKAVADYTTTYDGYNITNSYTPGETSVTATKVWEDNNNQDGLRREIKLELYADGVATGQSQTLSEENNWKATWTGLAKKANKKDIVYTVKEVTAIDGYTSKVTQTSTNNFTITNTHTPETTQVSGAKTWNDNNDQDGKRPKSITVNLLANGEVVQSQKVSADTNWTYTFTNLPKYANGKEIIYTVSEEKVEGYETTVEGTNITNTHTPETTEVAGAKTWNDNNDQDGKRPKSITVNLLADGKVIKSQQVTAENDWKYTFTDLPKYANGKEIVYTVSEEKVDGYEMKVDGYNITNSYTPSTTSVKVNKVWKDKDNQDGLRPTSIIVNLLADGQVVSTTTIKPDANGDWNYTFTDLPEYKNGKKITYTVEEANTPNGYTSSVEGTTITNTHTPETTEVAGTKTWNDNNDQDGKRPKSITVNLLADGEVVQSQKVSADTNWTYTFTNLPKYANGKEIIYTVTENAVDNYTTTIDGHNITNSYTPGQTSLTVTKVWKDNNNQDGKRPGSIQVQLYANGEKLGEPVTLTADNKWTHTWTGLDKKANQKDIVYTVKEVSVVDGYTASVGKVENGNITITNTYKPTTPPKKKKSTPLPSTGSLSGLGLTFVGLALAATISAQAIYRKRK; this is encoded by the coding sequence ATGAAAACAGGATTAAAAAGTCGATTTAAGACGATAGTAATGTTATTCTGCTTGCTGTTTCAGGTCTTTGCCCCTGCCAGTACTGCCTTGGCGGAGGAAGCTCCAAAAGAAGTAGAGACTACTATAACATCACTCAAGGTGCTTAGAACACCTAATGGCGAAGAAACAGATAATGTTTTTTACAATGGTAGGTTCTATCTAGCGCTGGACTGGGATGCCAGTGGACATGGCGCAGAATTACGCAAAGGAGATTATTTCGAGGTCACACTGCCTGACGCAATGAGGTTTCCGACCAATTCTGCGGCAGTTGATTTTCCGCTACATGCACCTGATGGAAGTGTCGTTGCCAACGCCCATGTAACACCAAATCCTGATGGTGGTGGAAAAGTAAGAGCGACTTTTACCGATTATGTACAGAACAAATATAATGTCAAAGGCTCAATGCAACTAGCAGCCAATTTTGTTAACTCAAAAGTTCGCCGGAATGAAGAAAACACATTTTCTATAACTGTAAGTGGAAAAGTCCACACCATTAAGGTTAGACCAAATGGCCCAACAGATCTTAAAAATGAAAAGTTGAATAAATGGTCAAAAGAGATCGGTGGAAATCGTGTACAATGGGAAGGTCGTATCAACCATGAAAAGGGAAGCTTCCCAGATGACACTGTTTTTTCTGATACATTAGCACTTAATTCTCCAGAGAAATTTATCAAAGATACTTTCAGATTACAAAGGGTAGAGTTTGACTCAGTAGGTAACCCAATAAAAGTCCTTGAAACCATTAGCAGTGATAAGATTTCCTTTTCAAATGATGATCGGACTGTTACAGTAAATTTAGGAAATATAAGTAACCAACAGTACTATTTTACTTATCAAACATCTTATACACCGGATACCGTTATAAAAAACAATGTTAAGCTCACTTCTAAAGACAAGGTGCTTGCTGAACACTCTGCTTCCTATATCAATTCCTCATCTGGTGGTACAGGTTCTGGTGACTTGACCAACAAGATTAAAATCATCAAAGTCGATGCTGAAAATCAAGAGACAAAACTTGCCAATGCCAAGTTTAAAATCACCAATGTTGCGAATGGCAAAGAATACGAAGTCACTACAAATGCTCAAGGCGAAGCTGTGACAGAAAAATTAGTCGCAGGTCAGTACAAAATCAAAGAACTGACAGCACCGAATGGATTTGAACTAAATCCAGAAGAAACAACCGTCTCTGTCGCTGATGGAAAAGCGACCATCCAAACCATCACAAACAAGCCAATTAAAACATCAGTAAGCGTTGACAAGAAATGGATTGGCCCTGCAAAAGATTCCGCTACAGTCCGTCTCTACGCAGATGATGCAGACACCGGAAAAACAGCTACTCTCAACGCTTCAAACAGTTGGAAAGCAACATTTAATGACCTACGCAAGTTTCACGCAGATGGCAAAGAAATCAAGTACACCATCAAAGAAGATGCGATCGAAAACTACCAATCTGAAGTGACAGGCGACATGGCTTCTGGCTTTACTGTGACAAATACCAACATTGAAAAAGTATCTGTACCAGTAACTAAGACTTGGAACGATAACAACGACCAAGACGGTAAACGTCCGAAATCTATCACCGTAAACCTCTTGGCTGATGGCAAAGTCGTTCAATCCCAAGAGGTAACAGCAGCTAACAACTGGGAGTATACTTTCACCGACCTACCGAAGTACGCTAACGGAAAAGAAATCGTCTATACTGTGGAAGAGGTGAAGGTAGATGGGTATGAGACGAAGGTGGAAGGAACTAACATCACCAACACCCATACTCCAGAAACAACAGAAGTTTCAGGTACTAAGACTTGGAACGACAACAACGACCAAGACGGTAAACGATCAAAATCCATTACCGTAAACCTCTTAGCTGATGGCAAACCATTTAAGACTCAAAAAGTCACTGCTGAAAACAACTGGAAGTATACTTTCACCGACCTACCGAAGTACGCTAACGGAAAAGAAATCGTCTACACTGTTTCAGAAGAAAAGGTAGACGGGTATGAGATGAAGGTGGAAGGAACCAACATCACCAACACCCATACTCCAGAAACAACGCAAGTTTCAGGTACTAAGACTTGGGTGGATAACGAAGACCAAGACGGTAAACGTCCACAGTCTATCACCGTAAACCTCTTGGCTGATGGTAAGGTCATCAAGAGCCAACAAGTCACTGCCGAAAACGACTGGAAGTACACCTTCACTGACCTACCGAAGTACGCTAACGGAAAAGAAATCGTCTATACCGTGACAGAAAACGCTGTTGAAGGCTACACCACAACCTACGATAAGTACAATATCACCAATAGTTACACACCTGGTCAAACCAGCCTCACAGTAACCAAGGCTTGGGATGACAAGGACAATCAAGACGGTAAACGTCCTGAAGCTATCCAAGTTCAACTCTATGCTAACGGTGAAAAGTTGGGCGAACCTGTAACCCTGACTGCTGATAACAAGTGGACACATACTTGGACAGGACTTGCTAAGAAGGCAAACAAAAAAGACATCGTCTACACCGTCAAAGAAGTCTCAAAAGTAGAGGGATACACCACTACTGTAGGAACTGTTGAAAATGGAAATGTCACCATTACCAATACCTATAAACCAAGTACAACCTCTATCAAGGTAAACAAGGTGTGGAAAGATAAGGACAACCAAGATGGTCTGCGCCCAACTTCCATTACCGTCAACCTCTTGGCGGACGGTGAAGTTGTTAAGACGGAAACGATCACACCAAGTGCTGATGGCGATTGGAGCCACACCTTCACAGACTTGCCTGAATACAAAAATGGCAAGAAAATCACTTACACCGTTTCAGAAGAAAAGGTAGAGGGATACGAAACAACGGTAGAAGGAACTACCATCACCAACACCCATACTCCAGAAACAACAGAAGTTGCAGGTACCAAGACTTGGAACGATAACAACGACCAAGATGGTAAACGTCCAAAATCCATTACCGTCAACCTCTTGGCAGACGGTCAACCGGTCGCAAGCAAAATCGTCACCGCAGACGACAACTGGGCTTACAAGTTCTCAAACCTACCTGCTAAGAAAAATGGAGCTGCCATTACCTACACGATTAGTGAAAAAGCAGTCGCAGATTACACTACAACCTATGATGGCTACAATATCACTAACAGCTACACACCGGGAGAAACAAGTGTCACTGCCACAAAAGTTTGGGAAGACAACAACAACCAAGACGGACTGCGCAGGGAAATCAAACTAGAACTCTACGCAGACGGTGTTGCCACTGGACAGAGCCAAACCCTTTCTGAAGAGAACAACTGGAAAGCAACCTGGACAGGGCTTGCCAAGAAAGCAAACAAAAAAGACATCGTCTACACCGTCAAAGAAGTCACTGCTATTGATGGCTATACTTCAAAAGTAACTCAAACATCAACCAATAACTTTACCATCACCAACACCCATACTCCAGAAACAACGCAAGTTTCAGGTGCTAAGACCTGGAATGACAACAATGACCAAGACGGTAAACGTCCAAAATCCATCACTGTCAACCTCTTGGCTAACGGTGAGGTCGTTCAAAGTCAGAAAGTCTCTGCCGATACGAATTGGACTTATACCTTTACTAACCTACCGAAGTACGCTAACGGGAAGGAAATTATCTATACTGTTTCAGAAGAAAAGGTAGAGGGATACGAAACAACGGTAGAAGGAACCAATATCACCAACACCCATACTCCAGAAACAACGGAAGTTGCAGGTGCTAAGACCTGGAACGACAACAACGACCAAGACGGTAAACGTCCGAAATCTATCACCGTAAACCTCTTGGCGGATGGTAAGGTCATCAAGAGCCAACAAGTCACTGCTGAAAACGACTGGAAGTATACCTTCACCGACCTACCGAAATACGCTAACGGAAAAGAAATCGTCTATACTGTTTCAGAAGAAAAAGTAGACGGGTATGAGATGAAGGTGGATGGCTACAATATCACAAACAGTTACACACCAAGTACAACCTCTGTCAAGGTAAACAAGGTGTGGAAAGATAAGGACAACCAAGATGGTCTACGCCCAACTTCTATTATCGTCAACCTTCTGGCAGATGGTCAGGTAGTTTCTACAACAACCATCAAACCAGATGCCAACGGTGATTGGAACTACACATTCACAGACTTACCTGAATACAAAAATGGCAAGAAAATTACCTACACTGTGGAAGAGGCGAACACACCAAACGGGTATACCTCATCTGTAGAAGGAACTACCATCACCAACACCCATACTCCAGAAACAACGGAAGTTGCAGGGACTAAGACCTGGAACGATAACAACGACCAAGATGGTAAACGTCCGAAATCTATTACCGTAAACCTCTTGGCAGACGGTGAAGTCGTTCAAAGTCAGAAAGTCTCTGCCGATACGAATTGGACTTATACCTTTACTAACCTACCGAAGTACGCTAACGGGAAGGAAATTATCTACACTGTAACTGAGAATGCCGTTGATAACTATACAACAACCATTGATGGTCACAACATTACCAACAGTTACACACCTGGTCAGACGAGTCTCACTGTTACCAAGGTCTGGAAGGATAACAATAATCAAGATGGTAAACGTCCTGGATCTATCCAAGTTCAACTCTATGCCAACGGTGAAAAGTTGGGCGAACCTGTAACCCTGACTGCCGATAACAAGTGGACGCATACTTGGACAGGACTTGACAAGAAAGCAAACCAGAAAGATATTGTCTATACGGTCAAAGAGGTTTCAGTGGTTGATGGATACACAGCATCTGTAGGAAAAGTTGAAAATGGAAATATCACTATTACCAACACCTACAAGCCAACCACTCCTCCTAAGAAGAAAAAATCGACTCCACTGCCATCAACAGGAAGTCTCAGCGGACTAGGACTGACGTTTGTCGGACTAGCACTTGCCGCGACTATCAGTGCTCAAGCGATTTACCGAAAGAGGAAATAG
- a CDS encoding DUF948 domain-containing protein translates to MIIEVSILMIALSIVAVAVYLVLLLKKLGAVTDEAQQTLKVLTSDVNVTLYQTNELLAKTNVLVEDVNGKVSTLDPLFVAVADLSTSVSDLNASARDLTVKAKSAGASTVKAGGVLSVLSTLSSLLGKKGEKNGKKI, encoded by the coding sequence ATGATTATTGAAGTTTCCATTTTGATGATTGCCTTGTCGATTGTGGCAGTGGCGGTTTACCTTGTTTTACTGTTGAAAAAGTTGGGAGCGGTGACGGATGAAGCGCAGCAAACACTGAAAGTCCTGACCAGCGATGTCAATGTTACGCTTTACCAAACCAACGAACTTCTAGCCAAAACCAATGTTCTGGTGGAAGATGTCAATGGTAAGGTGTCCACTTTAGATCCTCTTTTTGTAGCAGTGGCGGATTTGTCAACTTCTGTATCAGACTTGAATGCTTCGGCTCGTGATTTGACGGTAAAGGCTAAGTCTGCTGGTGCAAGTACGGTAAAAGCAGGCGGTGTTCTCTCTGTCCTGTCAACTCTCTCATCTCTCTTAGGTAAGAAAGGAGAAAAAAATGGTAAGAAAATCTAG
- the manA gene encoding mannose-6-phosphate isomerase, class I — protein sequence MEPLFLTPVMHEKIWGGNRLKTNYDYDIPSEKTGECWAISAHPNGVTTISNGCYKGRGLDDLYKNEKHLFGHPSDPVFPLLTKILDANDWLSVQVHPDDAYGLTHEGELGKTECWYILEADEGAEIIYGHNAQSKEELKQLIDEENWEQLLTRIPVKTGDFFFVPSGTMHAIGKGIMILETQQSSDTTYRVYDFDRRDEAGNLRELHIDKSIDVLTIGCVANATPARLSLDTLDSTLLVSSPFFTVYKWLIKDRVTMEQTVPYLLVSVIGGQGTIQVGNTSYSLKKGSHFILPANVTKWTFTGELELIVSHPNSSKT from the coding sequence ATGGAACCATTATTTCTAACACCTGTCATGCACGAAAAAATTTGGGGTGGGAATCGTTTAAAAACCAATTACGACTATGATATTCCAAGTGAGAAGACTGGTGAGTGCTGGGCAATCTCTGCCCATCCCAACGGTGTGACAACTATTTCAAATGGTTGCTATAAAGGAAGAGGGCTTGATGACCTCTATAAAAATGAAAAACACTTGTTCGGCCATCCAAGTGATCCAGTTTTTCCTTTACTGACGAAAATTCTTGATGCCAATGACTGGCTCAGTGTGCAGGTGCATCCGGATGATGCCTATGGCTTGACCCATGAGGGAGAATTGGGAAAAACAGAATGTTGGTACATCCTAGAAGCCGATGAAGGAGCTGAAATTATCTACGGTCATAATGCTCAATCAAAAGAGGAACTCAAACAACTTATTGATGAAGAGAACTGGGAACAACTCTTGACCCGTATACCAGTAAAAACGGGTGACTTCTTCTTTGTTCCAAGCGGTACGATGCATGCTATCGGTAAAGGGATTATGATTTTAGAGACCCAGCAATCTAGCGATACTACCTATCGAGTTTATGACTTCGACCGTCGTGACGAAGCTGGCAATCTGCGTGAGCTTCATATTGACAAGTCTATTGATGTTTTGACAATTGGTTGCGTCGCTAATGCGACACCAGCTCGTCTCTCATTGGATACCCTAGACTCTACCCTTTTGGTTTCTAGTCCATTTTTCACAGTTTATAAATGGTTGATTAAGGATAGAGTAACCATGGAGCAGACCGTCCCTTACTTGTTGGTCAGCGTTATTGGGGGGCAAGGAACCATTCAAGTTGGCAACACTAGCTACTCGCTGAAAAAAGGAAGCCACTTTATCCTGCCTGCTAATGTGACTAAATGGACCTTCACGGGAGAACTAGAGCTTATTGTCAGTCATCCCAATTCGTCTAAAACATGA
- a CDS encoding MarR family winged helix-turn-helix transcriptional regulator: MIKLHKRSKTYARIFDQQIGLYEGYARKHGLHAKCLSILMWIYYNPEGVTQNWVSKKTYSSKQVVNATIKKFQERGWVFLEENPADKRHKRVKLTEEGRMFANQILHPLEEAEQQALSKLSQKEQELLLQLTQCYSQNLAQILLGGEND, from the coding sequence ATGATAAAATTACACAAGCGCAGTAAGACCTACGCTCGGATCTTCGATCAACAAATTGGGCTGTATGAAGGTTATGCCCGAAAGCATGGACTCCATGCCAAGTGCCTATCGATTCTCATGTGGATTTATTACAATCCTGAAGGTGTGACTCAGAATTGGGTTAGCAAGAAAACCTATTCCAGTAAGCAAGTTGTCAATGCAACCATCAAAAAGTTTCAGGAGAGAGGTTGGGTTTTCTTGGAGGAAAATCCGGCAGATAAGCGCCACAAGCGGGTTAAGCTGACAGAGGAGGGGCGAATGTTTGCCAATCAGATTTTACATCCGCTAGAAGAAGCCGAACAGCAGGCCTTGTCCAAACTCAGTCAAAAAGAGCAAGAACTTTTGCTTCAGTTGACACAATGCTATAGTCAGAATCTTGCTCAAATATTATTAGGAGGGGAAAATGATTGA
- a CDS encoding YtxH domain-containing protein produces MVRKSSSVWTSLLLGAAGGAAAAAFLATKSGKAVKEKVVNFANVYKENHEEINADLVSKAQDFGKQATERFAEVKTQLETGELTLEDLVKSGKDRTLETLGQLKEKITEQNLSTTDILEAIKTKTKVSAVDGAGDIEEAIVVSEDIEIAIDDVVVAPVPKEAPEAKSEIVLEKSEEL; encoded by the coding sequence ATGGTAAGAAAATCTAGTAGTGTATGGACCAGTCTTTTGTTAGGAGCAGCTGGTGGTGCAGCGGCTGCGGCTTTTCTAGCAACGAAAAGTGGTAAAGCAGTCAAAGAAAAAGTCGTCAATTTTGCCAATGTTTATAAAGAAAATCATGAAGAAATCAATGCTGATTTGGTCAGTAAGGCTCAGGACTTTGGCAAACAAGCGACAGAACGTTTTGCTGAAGTGAAGACCCAACTAGAAACTGGGGAATTGACATTAGAAGATCTAGTCAAGTCTGGCAAAGATAGAACGTTGGAAACTTTGGGACAACTCAAGGAAAAAATAACTGAACAAAATTTATCCACAACAGATATTTTAGAAGCTATCAAGACTAAAACAAAAGTCTCAGCAGTTGATGGAGCAGGAGATATTGAAGAGGCTATCGTAGTGTCAGAAGATATTGAAATTGCCATTGATGATGTGGTAGTGGCTCCTGTGCCTAAGGAAGCTCCAGAAGCCAAGTCAGAAATTGTACTAGAAAAAAGTGAAGAGCTATAG
- a CDS encoding SprT family protein: MKLTEYVRQVSLEDFGKVFCHEAVWNRRLRSTGGRFFPTDGHLDFNPRHLEEQGLDVFRKIVRHELCHYHLYFEKKGYRHRDRDFKDLLEAVDGLRYAPSLKQIARPSLLYSCQSCGQVYQRKRRIDLTKYHCGKCRGRLILQQ; this comes from the coding sequence GTGAAGCTCACTGAGTATGTTCGGCAGGTCTCATTGGAGGACTTCGGTAAGGTATTTTGCCATGAAGCAGTTTGGAACAGGCGTTTGCGGTCAACAGGCGGACGCTTTTTTCCGACAGATGGACACCTAGATTTCAATCCCAGACACCTGGAGGAACAGGGATTGGATGTATTTCGGAAAATTGTTCGCCATGAACTTTGTCACTACCATCTCTATTTTGAGAAAAAAGGTTATCGACATAGAGATAGAGATTTTAAAGATTTATTAGAAGCGGTGGACGGTCTGCGCTATGCTCCCAGCTTAAAGCAGATTGCCAGACCGTCCCTACTGTATAGCTGCCAATCTTGCGGGCAAGTCTATCAGCGCAAGCGGCGCATTGACCTAACAAAATATCATTGTGGTAAGTGTCGTGGCCGCCTGATATTGCAGCAGTAG
- the lgt gene encoding prolipoprotein diacylglyceryl transferase, whose translation MNPIAIKLGPVEIRWYAICILLGLILGIYLAAKEAPRKKIRQDDILDFILIAFPLSIIGARLYYVAFSWSEYKDNLLSIFAVWNGGIAIYGGLITGAIVLYFFSRHRFIETLDFLDVVAPSVMLAQAIGRWGNFFNQEAYGKAVDSLNYLPGFIRDQMYIDGAYRQPTFLFESLWNVFGFALICILRRRSKLLKQGEITAFYLIWYGCGRLLIEGLRTDSLMFLGVRVSQWVSGLLILVGIVMVLVRRRKSSIPFYQP comes from the coding sequence ATGAATCCTATTGCCATTAAATTAGGTCCAGTCGAAATTCGGTGGTATGCTATCTGTATTTTACTTGGTCTGATTTTAGGTATCTATTTAGCAGCAAAGGAAGCACCGCGTAAGAAGATCCGTCAAGATGACATTTTGGATTTTATCCTAATCGCCTTTCCTTTATCTATCATTGGAGCTAGGCTTTATTATGTAGCCTTTTCATGGAGTGAATATAAGGACAATCTTTTATCTATCTTTGCTGTCTGGAACGGAGGCATTGCCATCTATGGTGGTTTGATTACAGGTGCCATCGTATTGTACTTTTTTTCCCGACATAGATTTATCGAAACGCTAGATTTTCTAGATGTCGTTGCACCTTCAGTAATGCTTGCTCAGGCGATTGGCCGTTGGGGAAATTTTTTCAATCAAGAAGCCTATGGTAAGGCAGTAGACAGTTTGAACTATTTGCCGGGTTTCATCAGGGATCAGATGTACATTGATGGGGCTTATCGCCAGCCGACCTTTTTGTTTGAGTCCTTATGGAATGTGTTCGGCTTTGCCTTAATCTGTATCTTACGCAGACGATCCAAGTTACTCAAACAGGGAGAAATTACAGCTTTTTATCTCATCTGGTATGGTTGCGGTCGCCTTTTGATTGAAGGCCTGCGGACAGATAGTCTGATGTTTTTAGGAGTTCGTGTTTCCCAGTGGGTATCAGGTCTTTTAATTCTGGTCGGTATTGTGATGGTTTTAGTGCGGAGGAGGAAGTCCTCCATCCCATTTTATCAACCTTAA